One genomic window of Desulfuromonas sp. AOP6 includes the following:
- a CDS encoding type II secretion system protein has translation MMVGRLWKNQQGLTLIEMLIAVTILAILASAVIPFAEVNVKRTKELELRRSLRLMRTAIDDYKADYDKAVAQKKISAVVGETGYPESLDILLEGTDWGGLYPYKRKYLRRLPRDPFDKYGDGWGLRAYEDDHDSTIWGGNDIYDVYSQSDLTALDGTPYNTW, from the coding sequence ATGATGGTTGGACGGTTGTGGAAAAACCAGCAGGGCCTGACGCTGATCGAGATGCTCATCGCGGTGACCATCCTGGCCATTCTGGCCTCTGCGGTCATCCCTTTTGCCGAGGTCAACGTCAAACGCACTAAAGAACTGGAGTTGCGCCGCAGCCTGCGGCTGATGCGCACCGCCATCGACGACTACAAGGCCGACTATGACAAGGCCGTCGCCCAGAAGAAAATATCTGCCGTCGTCGGTGAAACAGGCTACCCGGAATCCCTGGACATACTGCTAGAGGGCACGGACTGGGGCGGACTATATCCCTACAAGCGCAAATATCTCCGCCGCCTCCCCCGCGACCCCTTCGATAAGTATGGTGATGGCTGGGGATTAAGAGCTTACGAGGACGATCACGATTCTACGATCTGGGGCGGAAACGATATCTATGATGTCTACTCGCAGAGTGACCTGACCGCCCTGGACGGCACCCCCTACAACACCTGGTAG
- a CDS encoding prepilin-type N-terminal cleavage/methylation domain-containing protein, with protein sequence MNSIFRYRTATGFTLIELLIIMSVIGILFSIAVPSYKNSLIKARESVLMEDLFQMRSAIDAYFADNGRYPDSLEDLTEGKYLRSIPRDPFTRSAETWVTTPPAFSSSGELAEGQVFDVHSGSNLISLGGTPYKDW encoded by the coding sequence ATGAATTCTATTTTTCGATATCGAACAGCGACCGGCTTCACCCTGATCGAACTGCTGATCATCATGTCCGTCATCGGCATTCTCTTCTCTATCGCGGTTCCTAGTTACAAAAACAGTCTGATCAAGGCCCGCGAATCGGTACTGATGGAAGACCTCTTCCAGATGCGCAGCGCCATCGATGCCTACTTCGCTGACAACGGCCGCTATCCAGATTCCCTTGAAGACCTCACGGAGGGAAAATATCTGCGCTCTATCCCCCGCGACCCTTTCACCCGTTCGGCCGAGACCTGGGTGACCACCCCTCCTGCCTTCTCGTCCTCCGGAGAACTCGCTGAAGGCCAGGTTTTCGATGTGCACAGCGGCAGCAACCTTATCTCTCTTGGCGGAACGCCCTATAAAGACTGGTAA